In the genome of Chlamydiales bacterium, the window TAGTCACATGCTGCATCGTCTCTTTAGAGTGGGTCTGCTTCAACTGATCCACGAGGGCTTTAACGCGTTGAGACTCTCCTTTCTTTCCAATAAAGATCGCATCTTCGGTTTCGATGATGAGTAGTTCCTCAAGGCCGATTGTGGAGATGAGGCGCTTTCCACCAATGATAAGGCAGTTTTTTGTATCGATCGTCTTTACGTTTCCGATCTTAACATTCTGCTCCTCATCCTTATCCATGACTTCATAGACGCTATCCCAAGAGCCGACGTCTGACCAGCTGATGTCTAGCGGAATGACAGAGGTAGGAGTCTTCTTTTCTAAAAGGGCGTAGTCGATAGAGAGATCTGGCATCTCAGAAAATTGCGCAACCATCTCTTGAAAAGAGAGTTGGCACTTCTCTCCAATTTGCGGGCAGTGCTTTTGAAGCTCGCGGAGGAAGGTCCCGATTCTAAATACGAAGATTCCCGAATTCCAGAGATAGTCGCCACTCAGAAGATAGCGCTGAGCTGTTTGAAGATCTGGCTTTTCAACAAAACACTCCACATTGGATGGTTTTGCATGAGCGATCTGTTTAGCTTTGATGTACCCGTAGCCCGTTTCAGGTTTATTGGGGCGAATTCCAAATACCACGTGTCTTCCATGCTCTGCCTCCTCTTCTGCAATCTCAACTCCCTTTAAAAAGGTCTCTGTGGGGGAGAGAATGTGATCTGACGAGGAGACGACAAAACAGTCGTCATCTTGCGCTCCCATGAACTCTTGCATGTACTTAACGGCGAGCGCAATCGCAGGCGCAGTGTTCTTTCGCTCTGGCTCGACAATGATCTGCTTCTCCAATCTGCGGTCGATCGCCCCAACTTGGCTCTTAACCAGGTGGTAGTACTCCTGGTTGGTGAGGATCACCATGTCCTGAATATCGAAGGTGGGCATAAAGCGTCTGACGCTCTTTTGCAGAAGCGACTCGCCCTCTCCAAAATGAAGAAACTGCTTTGGAAATGCGCGTCTAGAGATGGGCCAGAGACGGGTCCCGCTGCCGCCGGCTAGAATGATGACTCTCATGAAACTCCCCTACCTTATTTTTTACAAAAGCGTGAAACTGCCTTTTAAATCTCTCTTCGTTAAAAAATTCAGCGTGAGCTTTGATTCCTTGCGGATCAAACTCTCCCTGTCTCTTTTCAAAATCCTCTACGGCTACTATGAGGCTCTCCACTGTCTGGTCGGGGAAGAAGAGGCCGGTCTTGTCTTCAACAACCGTCTCTAGCGACCCTCCTTTTCCAAACGCGATCACTGGAGTGCCAGCAGCCTGAGCCTCGACGACGATAATTCCAAAATCCTCTTCCGCTGCAAAGACAAAGGCCTTGGCCTTAGCTAGATGCTCGTTTAATACAGCATCCGACTGGTAGCCTAAAATTTCAATATTCTTCGCCGCTCGGCTCTTGATCTTCTGCATCTCCGGCCCATCGCCGATCACAACAAGCCGCTTATCCGGCATCTGAGCAAACGCCTCGACAATGAGATCGATCTTCTTGTAAGGGACGAGTCTGGAGGCGGTAAGATAATACTCCTCTTTACTCTGAGCGATGGCAAACTTGTGCGTTGCAACTGGAGGGTAGATCACGGTGGCCTCACGGCCATAAATCTTCTGGATCCTTCGCGCAATAACATGAGAGATCGCAGCAAAGTGATCGACTCTACTAGATGAGGCGATATCCCAAGAGCGCAGATAGTGAAGAGCGAGACGCGCGCAGATCTTTCGAAAAGCTCCAAGTTCAGCCAGATACTGGTGAGTGAGATCCCACGCATAGCGCATTGGGGTAAAGCAGTAGCAGAGGTGGAGCTGCTCTGCATGCGTTAGGGCTCCCTTGGCAACTGCATGTGAAAGAGAGATGACGAGGTCGTACTCAGTCAGATCGAGCTGTTCGATGGCAAGAGGGAAGAGGGGAAGATAGTTGCGGTAGGCGGTGCGCGCTCTTGGCATCTTCTGAATGAATGAGGTCTGGCACTCCGCTGCTGCAAAGGCCATCCCTTGAATTTTTTTATCATCTCTAACAAGAGTTGCAATCGGAGAGGGAAAGAGTTCGTAGATCGCTTCGAGGCACTTCTCCCCTCCTCCAATTCCCACTAGCCAATCATGTACGAGCGCGCTCTTCATGCGTTTATCACCTCTTCGAAGATCTGCAAGTGCCTCTCTGCTGCCCTCTTCCAAGAAAATTGAGAGGCGCGTTCAAACCCCTTCTGCTTTAAATCGGATTGTAAAGCGGGATCTCTTAACACCTTTTCCACTCCTCTTGCGATATCTAGCGGGTCATAGGGGTCGACATACTCTGCAGCGGGGCCGCACACTTCTGGAAGGCTCGCAGCGCGCGAAACAACAACCGGGCAGCCGCAGCCCATCGCCTCTAATGGCGGCAGCCCAAATCCTTCATAAAAGGAGGGAAGGACTGTGAGAGCCGCTCTCCGGTATACCAAGGGAAGCTCTTTGTCTTCTATATTTTCCAAAAAGAGGACCTGTGGATTGGAAAAAAACGCGTGCTCCGCAGTTCGAAGACCAGCTTTCTTTCCGACAATTACAAGAGCGTGGTCTGAAAAACCTCTCTTCTGTAGATGTTCGAATGCTTTGATGAGACCTTGGACATTTTTATGAGGTTTCAAATTTCCGACAAAGAGGATAAACTTTTTGGGGAGAGAGCTTAATGCCTCCTCCCTTTCTGTTTCCGCAGAAGCTGCTGAGAAAAAACCCATATCGACACCGCAGGGGACCACATCGATTTTTTCCTGAGAGAGTCCCGCGTATTTTTCTAGCTCGCTTTTTGAAAATTCTGAATCTGTAATGATGCGGTTTGCATACCTCTTCAACCGCGAAAAGATCAATTTAGTATAGCACTTCTCCTGGAGGCGAAGCCGCGAGAAAAATGCTAGATGGTAGGCGTCGTGTACTGTTGCGACTCTTCTTTTTGCACGGACGGGCAGCAGAGGAATATTCAAATGAGGAGTCCAAAAAAGATCGCAGGAGGGGATGATCTTTGGCAGTTCGATCTGTTCGCTGATTGAATAGATGGGAGCAGTGCATGGCCTAAGCTCAAAAGCAGAGAGCCAGCTCACCTTCTCCACAGCTTGGGGGCTGACGATGAGCTCGATGCGGAAAGGACTCTCTCTTAGTTCAAAAAGGAGGTTCCTGAGGTAGGTTCCTATTCCCGAACTCAGAATCATCCGCGCATCTACGCAGAGGCTATATTCCACAAAGCTGCTCGCTGCCTTGCAGTTCGTTTAAGTCCGAGCGCACCATGACGCGCACGAGCTCTTCGAGAGAGGTCTTCGCTCTCCATCCAAGTTTTTTATTTGCCTTCGACGGATCTCCGATCAGCAGATCGACTTCGGATGGACGGAAGAGATCGGCGGAGACTTCGACCAGAACTTTCCCAGTTTTGGCGTCGATCCCCTTCTCATTAATCCCTTTCCCCTCCCAGATAATCTCGATATCGACCTCTCGGAAGGCGAGCTCGACAAATCTTCGCACAAGCGTTGTCTCACCCGTTGCAAGGACATAATCCTCAGGAGCATCCTGTTGAAGCATTTGCCACATTCCCTCGACAAAATCCTTCGCGTATCCCCAGTCCCTCTTCGCATCGAGATTTCCTAAAGTGAGCCTCTCTTGAAGGCCCATTTTAATTTTCACTGCTGCAAGAGTGATCTTTCTGGACACAAAATTCTCGCCGCGCCTTGGGCTCTCGTGATTAAACAGGATCCCGTTGCAGGCGAACATGTTGTACGCCTCGCGGTAGTTGATCACTGCCCAGTATGCATAGAGTTTAGCCACTCCGTAGGGAGAGCGGGGATGAAATGGGGTCTCTTCGCTTTGAGGAACGGCGCGCACCTTTCCATAAAGTTCTGAGGTTGAGGCTTGATAGAAGCGAATGCTGGGATCGAAGTTGCGAACCGCCTCAAGCAGACGAATCACACCGACTCCATCGACATCTCCTGTATACTCAGGAATAGAAAAAGATGTCTTCACGTCGCTCATCGCACCTAAATTATAGATTTCGGTCGGCTTCGCAGTTTCAATAATACGGGTTAGACTATGAAAGTCGGCCAGATCGCCCTCTTGGAGAAAAAAACGTCCGTTTAACGCCTTATCTTCGCAGAGATGCTTGATGCGCCCTCGATTGGGAACAGAGCTGCGTCTTACCATTCCGTGTACGATGTAGCCTTTTTCTAGAAGAAGCTCTGCAAGATAAGAGCCATCTTGTCCTGTGATTCCTGTAACTAAAGCGCGTTTCATCTTTCTTATTCCTTTAGCATTATTTTATAGGAAGAGCCAAGTAGTCGTGCGGCGAGACCCTATGAGTTGTGTAGCCAAAACTATGAAGCTTTTTTATCGTCTCGTCAATCCTAGATTTTATTTCGCTGGTAGCCGTTTCATAAGAAAATTCTCCCATGATTTCAACCACAATCACAGGCTTGCTTTTTGCTATAGTCTCTCTAGCTCCATCCAGGATCTCGTTTTCCATCGAGACAGCATCTATTTTGATAAATGAGACATTCTTCAGATTTAGTGAATCGATTGTGATCAGATCGACATACATTCCCGTGCCGCCAGCAAGGGGGGTGCTCCCCTCATTTCTAGAGGCGAGTGGAGAGAGCTCGATCTCTCCTACTCTGCTCCCGGCCCCCGCCCAATAGAAATCGACATTGATGGCTTGATTAAGGGCCATATTCATCACAAGCTCTCTAAAGAGTTTAGGCTGAGGCTCGATTGCAACCACCCTTCCATCTTTAACCGCACGTGCCATGACTGCGGTATACGTTCCTACATGGGCCCCTACGTCGACAACTGTCGATCCGGGAAGGGCGTAAAGAGAAATATACTTATGCAAAAAGGGCTGCCAAGCCTCTTTTCGCTTCAGAGTGTCCTTAATAGTATCATCCACGGCATCTACGTAAAAATAACCGGGCTGCTTTGTGTGATAAACTCGATAATTTTTTACTGGGAAGTCCTCGAGATACTCCATGAGAGTCTCTTTCTTAGAAGAGTGTATCTTCTCAGGATTCAACAGACCAAAAGAGCTGGCTTCTGTTTTGCCGAACAAAACTAGTAGCAGTAGAAGACAGTACATTTTCATGAATCTATCTCACTATTTCAAACTGATGATTTTTGAAGGATTTTTTCTCAGATTTTAGAGTCACTTCGCAGGACATACTTGAACAAGTAGACCAAGAAGTGATTCTAAAATGTGGGAAAAAAGACTCGAAAAGCACATTTTGGAAATAGTGAGATGGGTTCATAAATTAATTTTTCTCAGCCGAAGTTTTTGTAGCGCCCAGTTTCTAGGAAACGATGCTGACAATATTGCCACAATAAAAGTTATTCCCGTGAGCAGAATAAGATTGAGCAGTAGTAGAAGTCTGTCTTCAGTTGAATAAAAAAACCACTTTCCGATCAGAAGAACAGAGAAGCAAGCGGCCCCTGGCAGCAGAATATCCTGAACAAGCCAGCGCGC includes:
- a CDS encoding mannose-1-phosphate guanylyltransferase/mannose-6-phosphate isomerase, whose amino-acid sequence is MRVIILAGGSGTRLWPISRRAFPKQFLHFGEGESLLQKSVRRFMPTFDIQDMVILTNQEYYHLVKSQVGAIDRRLEKQIIVEPERKNTAPAIALAVKYMQEFMGAQDDDCFVVSSSDHILSPTETFLKGVEIAEEEAEHGRHVVFGIRPNKPETGYGYIKAKQIAHAKPSNVECFVEKPDLQTAQRYLLSGDYLWNSGIFVFRIGTFLRELQKHCPQIGEKCQLSFQEMVAQFSEMPDLSIDYALLEKKTPTSVIPLDISWSDVGSWDSVYEVMDKDEEQNVKIGNVKTIDTKNCLIIGGKRLISTIGLEELLIIETEDAIFIGKKGESQRVKALVDQLKQTHSKETMQHVTSYRPWGSFTILEEGERYKIKRIMVAPQQRLSLQMHYHRSEHWVVVKGAAKVTIGEKEVLAHENESVYVPKSTLHRLENPGKVPLEIIEVQVGEYVGEDDIVRFDDIYGRVPATI
- a CDS encoding FkbM family methyltransferase, whose product is MKMYCLLLLLVLFGKTEASSFGLLNPEKIHSSKKETLMEYLEDFPVKNYRVYHTKQPGYFYVDAVDDTIKDTLKRKEAWQPFLHKYISLYALPGSTVVDVGAHVGTYTAVMARAVKDGRVVAIEPQPKLFRELVMNMALNQAINVDFYWAGAGSRVGEIELSPLASRNEGSTPLAGGTGMYVDLITIDSLNLKNVSFIKIDAVSMENEILDGARETIAKSKPVIVVEIMGEFSYETATSEIKSRIDETIKKLHSFGYTTHRVSPHDYLALPIK
- a CDS encoding glycosyltransferase family 4 protein, with amino-acid sequence MILSSGIGTYLRNLLFELRESPFRIELIVSPQAVEKVSWLSAFELRPCTAPIYSISEQIELPKIIPSCDLFWTPHLNIPLLPVRAKRRVATVHDAYHLAFFSRLRLQEKCYTKLIFSRLKRYANRIITDSEFSKSELEKYAGLSQEKIDVVPCGVDMGFFSAASAETEREEALSSLPKKFILFVGNLKPHKNVQGLIKAFEHLQKRGFSDHALVIVGKKAGLRTAEHAFFSNPQVLFLENIEDKELPLVYRRAALTVLPSFYEGFGLPPLEAMGCGCPVVVSRAASLPEVCGPAAEYVDPYDPLDIARGVEKVLRDPALQSDLKQKGFERASQFSWKRAAERHLQIFEEVINA
- a CDS encoding glycosyltransferase, encoding MKSALVHDWLVGIGGGEKCLEAIYELFPSPIATLVRDDKKIQGMAFAAAECQTSFIQKMPRARTAYRNYLPLFPLAIEQLDLTEYDLVISLSHAVAKGALTHAEQLHLCYCFTPMRYAWDLTHQYLAELGAFRKICARLALHYLRSWDIASSSRVDHFAAISHVIARRIQKIYGREATVIYPPVATHKFAIAQSKEEYYLTASRLVPYKKIDLIVEAFAQMPDKRLVVIGDGPEMQKIKSRAAKNIEILGYQSDAVLNEHLAKAKAFVFAAEEDFGIIVVEAQAAGTPVIAFGKGGSLETVVEDKTGLFFPDQTVESLIVAVEDFEKRQGEFDPQGIKAHAEFFNEERFKRQFHAFVKNKVGEFHESHHSSRRQRDPSLAHL
- the gmd gene encoding GDP-mannose 4,6-dehydratase, translated to MKRALVTGITGQDGSYLAELLLEKGYIVHGMVRRSSVPNRGRIKHLCEDKALNGRFFLQEGDLADFHSLTRIIETAKPTEIYNLGAMSDVKTSFSIPEYTGDVDGVGVIRLLEAVRNFDPSIRFYQASTSELYGKVRAVPQSEETPFHPRSPYGVAKLYAYWAVINYREAYNMFACNGILFNHESPRRGENFVSRKITLAAVKIKMGLQERLTLGNLDAKRDWGYAKDFVEGMWQMLQQDAPEDYVLATGETTLVRRFVELAFREVDIEIIWEGKGINEKGIDAKTGKVLVEVSADLFRPSEVDLLIGDPSKANKKLGWRAKTSLEELVRVMVRSDLNELQGSEQLCGI